GCAACTATTAGTTTCACTCTCTCGAAGGGAAATATTTAGATCATTCAGAAATATTAGCTTCAATTGTTACCTTTTTTTTCCCCTGGATATAGTTTAGGATACGATCTAGAGGCCTTTGTGATATATTGGGTTTGATCTTTTGATATTGTCATGCAGATATGGCCACATGATTGACAATGTCGTGCTCATCGTCACTGGAACCCTGCACGAGAGAGATGTTCAAGAGTTGCTCGAGAAATGTCACCCTTTAGGCATGTTCGACAGGTGatcttttgcatcttcttctgTATCCCTTACCTGCTGCTTCAAaccccttttcttctttcttcactttTATGCTTTTTCTCATCATACTCTCTCAATTTTTTCCAGTATTGCTACACTAGCAGTTGCTCAAAACATGAGGGAACTCTATCGGTTGGTGCTTGTTGACACTCCTCTCGCTCCATACTTCTCTGAATGCCTAACGTCAGAGGTAAAAAGCTCATGGATTTATTATTCTAGTTTTTGCTTTCAATCAGTCTTGTGCAATCTGTTTTCTAGTTTCTGTTATCACATGCATACCATATTATTCGTAGGATCTCGATGACATGAACATAGAGATTATGAGGAACACCCTCTACAAAGCATACCTTGAGGATTTTTACAAGTTCTGTCAGGTGCTAGTTTCcccaaatcctttttttttacagaatctACTTGTACAAGCTAaccccttcttcttttttgtgtaTCTGAAATAGAAACTTGGTGGGGCAACATCAGAGATTATGTCTGACCTTTTGGCCTTTGAAGCCGACAGAAGAGCAGTGAATATCACCATCAATAGGTAGTGAATTACTGCTTCTCTTGAATGTCTTACCTTGTCAAACAAGCTGATGGTACCATCGTTATGTTGCTTTGTTTATCTACGCATTGGAACTGATTTTCTTTGCAATGCAGCATTGGCACTGAGCTCACACGAGAAGACAGAAAGAAACTGTACTCCAACTTTGGTCTCCTGTAAGAAGCATTCTACAGTCAAATGATATACTCCATCCACTTGTTGCATGTAATTCTTAACTATGGTTTTGATATTTGCTTCTGCAGCTATCCATATGGCCACGAGGAACTTGCTATCTGCGAAGACATAGATCAGGTAAATCCAAAagctaatatatttataattatataatgtttACGAATTTGGCTCAGTAAATCACCTTATCTTGCACTACTAGGTTCGTGGAGTTATGGAGAAATACCCTCCTTATCAAGCTATATTCTCCAAGATGTCTTATGGAGAGAGCCAGATGCTCGATAAGGcattttatgaagaagaagtcagAAGGCTTTGCTTAGCCTTTGAGCAACAGGTTTGTTTCCCTCTCTGCAAAGGAACCCATATAACTTTCTTTAGTCCATAACATTTCGgcttcagtttttttctttttgtttgaattcCAAAACTTCTGCACTTAAATACATTACAGACCAGGGTGACAGATGCCAATTGCATTAAGCGAtatattatagtaatatagttgtGTCTCTATTTTTCTAATACTAACAATGGTTGTTTAAACCTGAGATTTTCAGTTCCATTACGCGGTATTCTTTGCGTATATGAGGTTGAGGGAGCAGGAGATTAGGAACCTGATGTGGATATCCGAATGTGTTGCACAAAACCAGAAGTCCAGAATCCACGATAGTGTGGTCTACATGTTCTGACTGAGTCTGGTATGAAGTGTAATCTggcttaaaagaaaaagaaaaaaaatggagaataaGAGGAACCCATATGGTTGGTGTTGGCTTTCTTCATTGCTCCATTTTCACCCCCAGAGAATCTTCTGTACAAACTTGCGTTCTACAGTTACTGTTTATTGTCGATCTTCGTGAGTGCGTGTATCAAAAACTCCATAATAAGAGTCTGcttcaatttgtttgtttgttcttttggcCATATTCTTTGCTTGGTTCTTTATTTGCTCCCAGTAAACTCTTTgtaatactaaataatttacGATGCATACGAATTACTTTGGCGGCCATAACATTTTCTTCAGCCTGAATTTGTCTTCCCAGAGTTTACTTCATGTGCTAGCTAATAAAAATGTCTTGTAGCTTTTGAATATGAGAATCTTGTTCCGTTcgtttcggtttggtcggtttaGGAGTATAAAAACACTTTTACAATGAAAAATTGCAATTTTGGAGTTAAATCCCTAATTTGACATTTTAGCCCAGCAAAGACAACAACACATatcgagtcttcttcttcttcttcttcgtcatcctcCTCTGAGCTCCACTTTCGCATGACGCACACCTACTTCAATGGCGGATCCgccttcatcttcctcctcctacTCACCATCACAActtcatcctcttctcttcCAATCCCAGGACTAGACACCTTCTTAACAAACCAATTCCGTCTCGACCCAAAAGCTACGAACGACTCGTTCGGATCTCTCTCGTCCTCTCTCAAACGCTccctctcttcatcttcatcactccACTTCTCCTCTTTATCCCAATCACTCCTCTCTCTATCAATCTCAATCCCACTCAACGTCCGTTTCATCGGAGACTCATTCCCTTCCTCCGCCGCTTCAACTTTCTCCGAATTCATCTCCGCCGCCGTCACTGACGACAACTTCCATGTGATCTCTCCATCTCCAGATTCATCAACCAATCACAAACTCGCCGTATCTCACTCCCTCCACCTCGACGCGTCACTCTCTTCTCAATCCCTCTCGTCACGGCTCGATTCAACATTGAAATCCCTAATTTCAAGCACGACCTCGTCTCTCCGATCTAATCTCCTCTCGATCCCGTACAACCAAATCGACGAGATCATAAAGCAAGAGTATGAGAAAGAGAAGCATGGAGATGGAGGGGTTTACATCTACTTGATCTCGTTAGGCTCTCAGGCTAAACCCTATGCTTATAGCTACTCTCATGGCGATTCATCAGCTGGGTTTACGAAATGTTTGGGTAGTGTTTGGACTGGTAAAGAACGTTATCTATGGATTGATCTCTCAGCTGGACCTGTTGATTATGGTCCTGCGTTGTCTGGTGATGGTGTTTTGCCAAGAGGTGAGTTTCATCCTTTAGCAGCTCTTCATGGTCGTCCTAAATCAGAAAAGGCTTTACTTGCGGATTTGGCTTCATTGGTGTATAATGCTTATCAGGTTTTGATTGTTCCTTCTTTGAGAGTCCCTGTGCACTTTGATGATACGTTGGTAGTTCAGTTCATTCATGTTTATGGTTCAGAGGTTAAGGATCCGGTTGGGTTAGATTGGGAGTTTGTTAAGAGAACGTTTATGGATGAAGCTGAGAGTGGTGGGTTGTTGTTAGGAGAACAGAAGCTGAGTTTTAAGAGTTACAGTGTGAATTATAGAGAATGTCCTATTTGTTCGTTTGCGGTATCTCGTGGGATGAATTCGTATACTTCTAGGTTTCTGTTTGATAACTATACTTTGATTGTGAGTGAGTATTTGGACTCCAAGCATATGCATCGGGCGTTGACTGATTCAGCTGAGGAGTTGAGGAGAGTTGCGGggattgttgaagaagaaggagatgggTTTGCTAGGGTTTTGCCTGTTTATGTGTTTGATTTAGATATCAATACGCCTTTGTTGCTTGATCGGTATCATCAGTCTGTTGCTTTTAGAGATATGGTTATTGCTGTTAGAACTAGAGGAACTCAAACTGTGAGTGATTATACCTGCAATGGGCGTCATGTGTTTGTTCATACAAGAGACTTAGAACGACCTCTGGTCGGTTCCATACTTCAGAGCATGTGGGGTGTTTCTTCTACTCATTTGATATGGAGCCCGAGACATAACACAACTCTAGTTGATTACACATGGAGCATTGGGCAAACACCGTTTGGACCTTTCTCTGATATCTCGTCTCTATCGTTTGTTCAGAAAGACGCTGCTAAGAGAAACGTTCTCTTGACATCGTTGAACACAACTATCACAAGTGCAATCGATGTTATCGATTCCGCCGTCGCTTATGGAGGAGATGTGAACCTTCGGAAACAGAATCGCCACTCTGAGTTCATGCAAAGGTGGAATCTTATGAAGTACAAGTTTGACAAAACGGTTTCTGCTCTATCGCACAATGATTTCGAGATGGCTTTGTTCTACCTGAGATCAGCTTCACACGACTTGTACTCAGTGCATTCAGTGGTGTACCTCACGTCACAAAAGGTGGAAGCGAGTCTCAACTGTTTCAAAGATCCTCCGTTCCCATGGGGAACTGTTTCAGTGTCGGGATTCGGGTTAATGGCTTTGGGTTACGTGTACTCAAAAAGAGATAGACTCTTGAGGAGCAAAAGAAAACAGTTCTGAAGAATTCAGGCAACGCATGGTAATTTATAGCCATTACATTGGATAAAAGACTTACTAGTTTGGCTTTTGAGGTTAATACAACATGTACTACTATGAACTTGTTCCATTTGGTAATGTTGAACAAGAGAGAAATTGTTCCGATGCGATCCTCTTTTTGGTTGTCTATTTATCTTGTAAGTTAAAGAGTTGAACAAATGAATCTTTAGGCCCGTAAACTTGAAATTGGCTTTTCACAAACTGAATTTACATTATCTCGAATAGTATCGACTATCAAGAATGTTGAATGTACAGATTTGTGTAACTAAGGGGTATTGGACACGAGAATGTGAAAGAGTTTATTAGATATTTGAATTCGAGTGTTATTCCattaaacattttatcaaatcttttaaattcatctattattggatttaacttttaagtagtcttttaaattactttagaatctagtgttattcaagtcattaaattttcatttatattaaaTTCTAGTGTTATTCACACTAAAACCcttcttatttgattttctcAGCTTTCtgagctcaaacaaattcaatgAAAAGATTCCATCTACATTCTCAAAAATTTTGTATCTCCTAGTTTAAATAAGTTATGGCGCACTAAAATAGGTTGATgtaaagtaaatattgttaattGTTGCTGTTGTATACCCTAGCTAATCTCTATTTCTATACTCTACTTAAACTATCAGTAAGAATCATCTATTAGATAAACCCACAATCTTTTATGGAAAGCTATAACCATAATATCATAAAAgattattatatcataaaagATAGAGGTAAAGGTTTCTAGACTCCTGGTAACTACTATATAACACAACATTATAACATAGCCGATAAACTATAGTTTCAATACCAACCAAAAACTTCATAATAATATCAATGTTACCTCAGCACGAACACTACACATTCTTCCATTTAATATTCAAGAACATCGCTTCTCACCattattgtgttttgtttcgagagtgattaaagaaaaaaggatggatatacattaattattaatatgaaGAGAATGTTGAATCATTACATACATAAAactcataataataaaatagaaaaaaaaaaactatgatgaaataacaaaaaataaatgtttttaaaatatcagaAAGACAGTTGGGGCAAGCCAACCGAGCATGTGTGTTCTCCATCATGACATGCCTCCGGCGGTGGAGGAGGTGGCGGCGCAACCACGGAGATCAATGCATTCAAAGCTC
The Camelina sativa cultivar DH55 chromosome 6, Cs, whole genome shotgun sequence genome window above contains:
- the LOC104790510 gene encoding V-type proton ATPase subunit d1, whose product is MYGFEALTFNIHGGYLEAIVRGHRAGLLTTADYNNLCQCENLDDIKMHLSATKYGSYLQNEPSPLHTTTIVEKCTLKLVDDYKHMLCQATEPMSTFLEYIRYGHMIDNVVLIVTGTLHERDVQELLEKCHPLGMFDSIATLAVAQNMRELYRLVLVDTPLAPYFSECLTSEDLDDMNIEIMRNTLYKAYLEDFYKFCQKLGGATSEIMSDLLAFEADRRAVNITINSIGTELTREDRKKLYSNFGLLYPYGHEELAICEDIDQVRGVMEKYPPYQAIFSKMSYGESQMLDKAFYEEEVRRLCLAFEQQFHYAVFFAYMRLREQEIRNLMWISECVAQNQKSRIHDSVVYMF
- the LOC104790511 gene encoding uncharacterized protein LOC104790511, with the translated sequence MTHTYFNGGSAFIFLLLLTITTSSSSLPIPGLDTFLTNQFRLDPKATNDSFGSLSSSLKRSLSSSSSLHFSSLSQSLLSLSISIPLNVRFIGDSFPSSAASTFSEFISAAVTDDNFHVISPSPDSSTNHKLAVSHSLHLDASLSSQSLSSRLDSTLKSLISSTTSSLRSNLLSIPYNQIDEIIKQEYEKEKHGDGGVYIYLISLGSQAKPYAYSYSHGDSSAGFTKCLGSVWTGKERYLWIDLSAGPVDYGPALSGDGVLPRGEFHPLAALHGRPKSEKALLADLASLVYNAYQVLIVPSLRVPVHFDDTLVVQFIHVYGSEVKDPVGLDWEFVKRTFMDEAESGGLLLGEQKLSFKSYSVNYRECPICSFAVSRGMNSYTSRFLFDNYTLIVSEYLDSKHMHRALTDSAEELRRVAGIVEEEGDGFARVLPVYVFDLDINTPLLLDRYHQSVAFRDMVIAVRTRGTQTVSDYTCNGRHVFVHTRDLERPLVGSILQSMWGVSSTHLIWSPRHNTTLVDYTWSIGQTPFGPFSDISSLSFVQKDAAKRNVLLTSLNTTITSAIDVIDSAVAYGGDVNLRKQNRHSEFMQRWNLMKYKFDKTVSALSHNDFEMALFYLRSASHDLYSVHSVVYLTSQKVEASLNCFKDPPFPWGTVSVSGFGLMALGYVYSKRDRLLRSKRKQF